The genomic region ATAGCTGCAACACATTCGTAAAGGGCTGTTCCATCCATATTAATCGTCGAGCCAAGCGGAAGAACGAAACTGGAAATCTTGTTGGATACTCCCGCTTTTTCCCCCACACTCTTAATCGTGAGCGGTAACGTAGCCGAGGAAGATGCTGTGGAAAACGCTGTTGTAAGAGCAGAAGCCATAATACGGAAGAATGCTATCGGATGAACTCGGGCGATAAAGAATAATATTAATGGAAGCGTTACCATACCGTGAATAAGAATTCCTCCGGCGACCACTGCCATATAGCTCAGGAGTGGGATGAAGGTTGAAAAACCGGTCTGCGCAACGATTTTTACCATAAGTCCAAAGACTCCGATCGGAGCGAGCCGAATAATAACGTTTGTCATTTTCATCATTATGCTGAAGAAAGTATTGAAAAGGCGGGTCATTTCTACACGAGGCTTTTCGGGTAGTTTTGTAATAAAATATCCGAAAAAGATGCAGAAAAATATTATTGGCAGTATATCGCCATCTGCCATAGATGCGATGGGATTGGTAGGAATTAACCTATAAATAATATCCAGAGGCGAATCAATAGTGGTGAGCCCGGTGGGCGCTTCGGAAAAACCGAGATCGGCTCCAACTCCGGGTTTAAAGATATTAACCAGAACCAATCCGGTTAATATAGCCAGCAAGCTTGAACTGATATAAAAAGCGAATGTCTTGATTCCGAGCTTCCCAAGCTTTTCAGCCGAACCGACGGAGGTAACACCTGAAATTATCGATGCAATGATGAGAGGAACAATTATCATCTTTAATAGGCGGAGAAACAAATCGCCTAAAAAAGAAATCCAGAGCAGTTTTTCGCCAAAAACCGCGCCGGCAATAACGCCCAATACGAGGGAAATTAATATTTGCCAATGAAGTTTTAGTTTCACCTTTTGCCTCGTTAAAAGATTACATTTGAAATTAAGAACTCAAGTTTAGGCAGGGTGAGTTTAATCTTCAAGAGAAAAATAAATATCTCTTGTAAGTTATCTTAAGGTGTCCGATAATATGCCAATCTATAAAATATGATGGCACCCAAACATTAAGGATTATCATATGCCGAACCGAAAAGCAGCAAAAGAAGATCTGAACCTTAATAATATCGTATTAAAACAATTCGATAAAGCCGCATTAACTCTCAATTTACCGTCTGGATTGATAAGCCAGATCAGAGCATGTAATGCGGTTTACCAGGTTCAATTTCCTGTAAAAGTCGGGCATCATTATGAACAGTTTACGGGTTGGCGAGCGGAGCACAGTCAGCATAAAAAACCGCTAAAGGGGGGGATTCGTTATAGCCCTACAGTTTCCCAGGATGAGATTATGGCATTGGCGGCGCTAATGACCTATAAATGCGCTATAGTGAATGTACCATTCGGCGGCTCAAAAGGAGGAGTCAGGATAGCTCCGTGGAAATATAAAAGAAGTGTAATTGAAAGGGTGACAAGGAGATTTACGGCTGAACTTATAAAGAAAAATTTTATCGGACCCGGAGAAAATGTACCGGCGCCTGATATGGGAACAGGACCCCGTGAAATGGCATGGATGGCTGACACATACGATGTGTTCAATCCGGGCGGCCTGGATAATATGGCTTGTGTTACCGGTAAACCTGTAGAGCAGGGGGGAATCCAGGGCAGGAGAGAAGCAACAGGTCAGGGTATCCAATATGGAATAAAAGAAGCCACTAATGAAAAAAGCATTATGAAAAAACTTGGCTTATCACTTGGTATTGAGGGAAAGAAAATTGCTGTTCAGGGTTTTGGAAACGTCGGGTGGAACGCATCAAGATTTCTTTATCAAGAAGGGGCAATTATAGTGGGCATTGGAGAGTGGGATGGTTGTATAAGTAATCCCGCTGGAATTAACCCTCATGATGTGTTAAAACATCGGAAGGCAACAGGTTCCATAAGAGATTTTCCGGGCGCCAAGACTATAAAGAATCCGAAAGCGGTGTTAGAGCTCAAGTGTGATATATTGCTGCCTGCGGCATTAGAAAATCAGATAACTCTCTCGAATGTAAAAAATATAAAATGTAAAATATTAGCGGAAGGCGCAAACGGACCTACTACTCCCGGCGCGGAAAAAATCTTGTTGAAAAATGGTGTTTTTATAATTCCGGATATTTATTTGAATGCCGGTGGAGTTACGGTATCGTATTTCGAATGGGGTAAGAACCTGACGCATATGAGATACGGCAGGATGGAAAAAAGATTAGACGAAATAAAAGCAGAGCAGCTTCTTAATATGAACGAACGCTATTTTAATAAGCCTATTGACAAGAAAACAAAAGAATTGATAATTAAAGGACCGGATGAAATTGATCTTGTAAACTCCGGTCTTGAAGAAACTATGCGTGATGCATTTATCGAAATTATGTACGTTTATAAGCGCAAAAAAAGTGTAAACGACCTGCGTACAGCCGCATTCGTGCTTGCCATAGAAAAAGTAGCTACCACATATATGCAGCTTGGAATTTTCCCTTAGAGTTTACGTCGGTAATACTCGAATGTAAGCCCGGTCTCGTTCCAATTTTCAATGCTTGACAGGAGAGTGACTTCTCCTCCCATCTCGGCGGAAATTCCCTTCCGTACTGTCCCGGTAATGTATTCATAGCCCCGGTCTTTGCTCCACCATAAATAGGTACTTTTCAGCTCGGCGGCTATCCCTTTTCCGCGGTAGGATGGCATAACTCCATACGCGTATGTGTATAAAGTATTTTCCTTGCCGAGATTTTGGTCATTTTTCGCCCAATCAAGATTTGCGAATTGTTCCAGCGGTACTCCGATAATAAAGCCTATCGGATGTCCTTCATGGCGAGCGATAAACGGATATGTGGTAGGCGGATTAAAATAGTTCAGTATATCATTTTTTGTTGCCAGAAGCTTCAAACCGAAGCTTTCAACAAGCGACTGAGCGATATGGATAAGTGGTTTAATATCTTCCGAGCCTAAAGACCGGAGAAGCTCTATGGTAAATCCGCCGTCAATTCGCCTTATAAATTTAGAGGTTGATACCTCTGAACTTGGGTCGAAGCCATGAGTTAGCGGTTCATAGTCTTTAAACATTATAGAAATCATTCATATATAGTGAAATTGTAGAAATAAATTATACTATAGTCAAGTAAGCAGAAAACATATTAAATGGGTATTATATGTCCGAATTATAGTGTTTACCACCAATTATGGTTGAATAATAACCATAAAAAGGATAGATTCACTCTCTTGAGTAGCCAAATATATGAGTTTTAACGATAAATTAAGATCAGTCATCAATACCAAGAATAGTCACCTATGTATTGGACTTGACCTAAATCTTGAACATTTCCCAAAATCCATTCTTTCGTCCCAAGACCCATTTATTGATTTCAATAAGCAGATAATCAAATATACGGAGGATCTTGCTGCTGTTTATAAACTCAATCTCGCTTTTTATGAAGCGTTAGGGCAAGATTGTCACAGGGTAATAAAAGAGACTCTTGCTATGGTTCCTGATGATGTGCTCACTATCGCAGACGCCAAGAGGGGCGATATCGGCGCCAGCTCGGAGATGTACGCAAAAGCCATTTTCGATGAGTACGGATTCGACGCTGTCACCGTCAGCCCATATATGGGATTTGATTCGCTGCAGCCATTCACAAATTACAACGATAAAGGAGTATTCAGTTTAGTGCTGACTTCAAATTCAGGAGCGGAGGATTTTCAATATCTTACTGATGAGAGTGGTAAACCGTTGTATATCGCGGTAGCGGAAAAACTGTCTGCATGGAATAAGAACGAAAACATAGGTATGGTATTGGGCGCAACACATATTTCAGAGCTAAAGGCAGCGCTGAATGCAGCGCCGAATCTTCCCTGTCTGGTACCGGGAGTAGGCAAGCAGGGAGGTGATGCCTCTGGAGTCAGAGATGCATTTCGTGATGTCGGGAATGAACTTTTTATCGTAAATTCATCCCGTGGAATTATCTATGCTTCAGATGGAGATGACTTTGCTTCCGAAGCGAGGGAAGCAGCAAAAACTTTAAGGGATAGTCTAATCTGATGATGCTGTCAGAAAATGAAATAAAAGAGCTGTTCGTTAAAGCCGGAGCGTTGAAGAAAGGTCATTTCCGATTGACTTCCGGGCTGCACAGCGCGCAATATGTTGATAAATTCAAAATTCTAAGTAAACCTGCTCTCGCAGCTCCTCTTCTAAAGGAGATGGCAGTTCCTTGGAAGGATAAGAATATAGATATAGTCGTGGGACCTGCCATCGGCGGAATAATATTAGCCTATGAGATAGCGCGTCAGCTCGGAACTGAAGGGATATTCCTCGAACGGAAAAATGGCGAGATGACATTCGGACGAGGTTTTAAAATTGAACCGGGTCAGCGTGTGCTGGTGGTGGAGGATGTTGTTACTACCGGCGGTTCTGTAACGGAAGTTTGCGAACAAGTAATAAAAGCCGGGGGAGTCATATCAGGCATATCCTTAATGGTTGACAGAAGCGGCGGAAATGTGAGCTTTGAATCGGAAACGCATGCGTTGATGACATTGGAATTGGAAGTAT from Candidatus Neomarinimicrobiota bacterium harbors:
- a CDS encoding dicarboxylate/amino acid:cation symporter, with the translated sequence MKLKLHWQILISLVLGVIAGAVFGEKLLWISFLGDLFLRLLKMIIVPLIIASIISGVTSVGSAEKLGKLGIKTFAFYISSSLLAILTGLVLVNIFKPGVGADLGFSEAPTGLTTIDSPLDIIYRLIPTNPIASMADGDILPIIFFCIFFGYFITKLPEKPRVEMTRLFNTFFSIMMKMTNVIIRLAPIGVFGLMVKIVAQTGFSTFIPLLSYMAVVAGGILIHGMVTLPLILFFIARVHPIAFFRIMASALTTAFSTASSSATLPLTIKSVGEKAGVSNKISSFVLPLGSTINMDGTALYECVAAMFIAQAYGIDLSFTQQMIVVVTALLASIGAAGIPMAGLVMMTIILNAVGLPLEGVGLIVGVDRVLDMMRTTVNVWSDSVGTVTIARTESETLDPSLPL
- a CDS encoding Glu/Leu/Phe/Val dehydrogenase, which produces MPNRKAAKEDLNLNNIVLKQFDKAALTLNLPSGLISQIRACNAVYQVQFPVKVGHHYEQFTGWRAEHSQHKKPLKGGIRYSPTVSQDEIMALAALMTYKCAIVNVPFGGSKGGVRIAPWKYKRSVIERVTRRFTAELIKKNFIGPGENVPAPDMGTGPREMAWMADTYDVFNPGGLDNMACVTGKPVEQGGIQGRREATGQGIQYGIKEATNEKSIMKKLGLSLGIEGKKIAVQGFGNVGWNASRFLYQEGAIIVGIGEWDGCISNPAGINPHDVLKHRKATGSIRDFPGAKTIKNPKAVLELKCDILLPAALENQITLSNVKNIKCKILAEGANGPTTPGAEKILLKNGVFIIPDIYLNAGGVTVSYFEWGKNLTHMRYGRMEKRLDEIKAEQLLNMNERYFNKPIDKKTKELIIKGPDEIDLVNSGLEETMRDAFIEIMYVYKRKKSVNDLRTAAFVLAIEKVATTYMQLGIFP
- a CDS encoding GNAT family N-acetyltransferase, which codes for MFKDYEPLTHGFDPSSEVSTSKFIRRIDGGFTIELLRSLGSEDIKPLIHIAQSLVESFGLKLLATKNDILNYFNPPTTYPFIARHEGHPIGFIIGVPLEQFANLDWAKNDQNLGKENTLYTYAYGVMPSYRGKGIAAELKSTYLWWSKDRGYEYITGTVRKGISAEMGGEVTLLSSIENWNETGLTFEYYRRKL
- the pyrF gene encoding orotidine-5'-phosphate decarboxylase, translating into MSFNDKLRSVINTKNSHLCIGLDLNLEHFPKSILSSQDPFIDFNKQIIKYTEDLAAVYKLNLAFYEALGQDCHRVIKETLAMVPDDVLTIADAKRGDIGASSEMYAKAIFDEYGFDAVTVSPYMGFDSLQPFTNYNDKGVFSLVLTSNSGAEDFQYLTDESGKPLYIAVAEKLSAWNKNENIGMVLGATHISELKAALNAAPNLPCLVPGVGKQGGDASGVRDAFRDVGNELFIVNSSRGIIYASDGDDFASEAREAAKTLRDSLI
- a CDS encoding orotate phosphoribosyltransferase translates to MLSENEIKELFVKAGALKKGHFRLTSGLHSAQYVDKFKILSKPALAAPLLKEMAVPWKDKNIDIVVGPAIGGIILAYEIARQLGTEGIFLERKNGEMTFGRGFKIEPGQRVLVVEDVVTTGGSVTEVCEQVIKAGGVISGISLMVDRSGGNVSFESETHALMTLELEVYDENSCPLCREGVDLVAPGSTGKS